The Streptomyces aurantiacus genome includes a region encoding these proteins:
- a CDS encoding FadR/GntR family transcriptional regulator: MTTLAHTMMTAARSADSGLAGPGELDRYPYGEVPGADRVSPSVWDATDPELGRVGRRAAGSRGRGLHGQLVQQLGQMIVSGDLGADRPLVPEEIGQRFEVSRTVVRESLRVLEAKGLVSARPNVGTRVRPVSDWNLLDPDIIEWRAFGPQRDNQRRELSELRWTIEPLAARLAAGHGRPEVQQRLTDMVEIMGHAMGQGDALTFSRADAEFHSLLIQVAGNRMLEHLSGIVSAALQVSGNPVTGCDRPTEASLTHHARIAEALAEGDGSGAETAMRQLLTVHPEVERVVPAPREH; the protein is encoded by the coding sequence GTGACTACCCTTGCGCACACCATGATGACCGCCGCCCGTTCCGCAGACTCCGGCCTCGCCGGCCCGGGCGAACTCGATCGCTACCCCTACGGGGAGGTTCCTGGCGCGGACCGCGTCAGTCCCTCCGTGTGGGACGCCACGGATCCGGAGCTGGGCCGCGTGGGCCGACGAGCCGCCGGCAGTCGCGGACGCGGCCTGCATGGCCAACTGGTTCAGCAGCTGGGTCAGATGATCGTCTCGGGCGACCTGGGTGCCGACCGCCCGCTCGTGCCCGAGGAGATCGGGCAGCGGTTCGAGGTCTCCCGCACCGTCGTCCGTGAGTCGCTTCGTGTCCTCGAGGCGAAGGGGCTGGTCAGTGCCCGCCCCAATGTCGGCACGCGCGTACGGCCCGTCAGCGACTGGAACCTCCTGGACCCGGACATCATCGAGTGGCGGGCCTTCGGGCCGCAGCGTGACAACCAGCGGCGTGAGCTGAGCGAGCTGCGCTGGACGATCGAGCCGCTGGCCGCCCGCCTCGCCGCCGGCCACGGGCGGCCCGAGGTCCAGCAGCGCCTCACCGACATGGTCGAGATCATGGGCCACGCGATGGGCCAGGGTGACGCGCTGACCTTCTCGCGGGCCGACGCGGAGTTCCATTCCCTGCTGATCCAGGTCGCCGGCAACCGCATGCTGGAGCACCTCTCCGGGATCGTGTCGGCCGCGCTCCAGGTCTCCGGCAATCCGGTCACGGGCTGCGACCGTCCGACCGAGGCGTCCCTCACGCACCACGCGCGCATCGCCGAGGCCCTCGCTGAGGGCGACGGCTCGGGCGCCGAGACGGCCATGCGGCAGCTGCTCACCGTCCACCCCGAGGTGGAGCGCGTCGTTCCCGCGCCGCGCGAGCACTGA
- a CDS encoding ABC transporter ATP-binding protein translates to MIQAIGLTSSARKELPPAVDDVSFEAPAGRVTALLGAPDAGKTTVLKLMLELQQGRGITYFRGRPLHRIAHPSREVGVLLGEVPGHPARTVRGQLRMLCAAAGVPARRADDVLEVVGLVGLRDERLGTLSRGMDRRLGLACALLSDPHTLVLDGATDGLSAREARWLHGVLRAHAGAGGTVLFATDDPKEAARAADRVVTLEKGRLVADQDVADFSRTRLRPRVAVRSPHAARLGALLATEARSAQRSVEVVREDGNRLSVYGSTCADVGEAAYRHGILVHQLADEVGDMGAVPGREPEGGARGTAAPGPAAEGERTRELSPLPPPIAVRHGAGPLRPLRYELRRAAGIGTGYLTAAAVLLASALISVLLARAGHTPHSRLLAAWPRDFPLPPAALGAGLLGAFAFGDEFRHPALAVDRGTVPRRLGLLAAKLAVAAATGLTLALVTVGVNAELLHIVYGRELTGVPPDWVVLSASWIGLVVGCAWAGVLAAGIFRSTTAGLAAVLAVPILVVPVVQKVLEGPSVRTAAGFSTRLRELVLVQWPFGGEHYLVAVAGVIAQPVGGALMLSLTALLCAYLLTTLRSRVR, encoded by the coding sequence GTGATCCAGGCCATCGGACTGACCAGCAGCGCCCGCAAGGAACTTCCCCCCGCTGTCGACGACGTCTCCTTCGAGGCGCCCGCGGGCCGTGTCACGGCGCTCCTGGGAGCCCCGGACGCAGGCAAGACGACCGTACTCAAGCTCATGCTCGAACTCCAACAAGGTCGTGGAATCACCTACTTCAGAGGCCGCCCGCTGCACCGCATCGCCCATCCCTCGCGGGAGGTGGGCGTGCTCCTCGGCGAGGTTCCCGGTCATCCGGCGCGCACGGTCCGCGGTCAACTCCGCATGCTGTGCGCCGCGGCAGGCGTACCGGCTCGGCGAGCCGACGACGTCTTGGAGGTCGTGGGTCTGGTCGGTCTGCGCGACGAACGTCTGGGCACCCTCTCGCGCGGCATGGACCGCCGCCTGGGCCTGGCCTGTGCCCTCCTGTCCGACCCGCACACCCTGGTGCTCGACGGCGCCACCGACGGGCTGTCCGCCCGCGAGGCGCGCTGGCTGCACGGGGTTCTACGTGCCCATGCCGGCGCGGGCGGCACCGTGCTGTTCGCCACGGACGACCCCAAGGAGGCCGCGCGGGCCGCCGACCGGGTCGTCACCCTGGAGAAGGGCAGGCTCGTCGCCGACCAGGACGTGGCCGACTTCTCACGAACCCGGCTCCGGCCCCGTGTCGCCGTCCGCAGCCCGCACGCCGCCCGGCTGGGTGCCCTGCTCGCCACGGAGGCCCGCTCCGCCCAGCGCTCCGTGGAAGTCGTCCGGGAGGACGGCAATCGGCTTTCCGTGTACGGCAGCACCTGTGCCGACGTCGGTGAGGCCGCCTACCGCCACGGCATCCTCGTACACCAACTCGCGGACGAGGTCGGTGACATGGGAGCGGTCCCTGGACGGGAGCCCGAGGGTGGCGCTCGCGGGACGGCGGCACCCGGACCGGCCGCGGAGGGGGAGAGGACGCGCGAGTTGTCTCCCCTCCCGCCGCCCATCGCCGTTCGTCATGGCGCCGGCCCCTTGCGTCCGCTGCGCTACGAACTGCGCCGCGCGGCGGGGATCGGTACGGGTTACCTGACCGCGGCCGCCGTACTCCTCGCCTCCGCCCTCATCTCCGTACTCCTGGCCAGAGCTGGGCACACGCCGCATTCACGGCTGCTCGCCGCATGGCCGCGGGACTTTCCCCTGCCGCCCGCGGCGCTCGGTGCCGGGCTGCTCGGCGCCTTCGCCTTCGGCGACGAGTTCCGTCACCCCGCCCTGGCCGTGGACCGCGGCACCGTTCCCCGCCGCCTGGGACTGCTGGCCGCGAAACTCGCCGTCGCCGCAGCCACCGGGCTGACGCTGGCCCTCGTCACGGTGGGTGTGAACGCCGAACTGCTCCACATCGTCTACGGACGGGAACTGACAGGGGTTCCTCCGGACTGGGTCGTTCTGAGCGCGAGTTGGATCGGTCTCGTGGTCGGCTGCGCCTGGGCGGGTGTTCTGGCAGCGGGCATCTTCCGGTCGACGACCGCCGGGCTCGCGGCGGTTCTCGCCGTGCCGATCCTCGTCGTGCCGGTCGTACAAAAGGTCCTGGAGGGGCCGTCGGTTCGAACGGCGGCAGGATTCTCGACCCGGCTGCGTGAGCTCGTGCTGGTGCAGTGGCCGTTCGGGGGTGAGCACTATCTGGTGGCCGTTGCGGGTGTGATCGCCCAACCCGTCGGAGGTGCGCTGATGTTGTCGCTCACCGCTCTGCTCTGCGCGTATCTGCTCACGACTCTGCGGAGCAGGGTCCGATGA
- a CDS encoding NUDIX hydrolase — MPYDPSAFAPFAVTVDLVVLTVRRHALCALAVRRGEPPFQGRWALPGGFVRPDEDLSQAAARELLEETGLRAHDPDAPVQANGAHLEQLATYGDPKRDPRMRVVSVAHLALAPDLPAPRPGGDAHSARWAPVEELLQRGGYGRDGEQAAPLAFDHAQILADGVERARSKIEYSSLATAFCPPEFTVGELRRVYEAVWGVALDPRNFHRKVTGTPGFLVPTGGTTTRQGGRPAQLFRAGGATLLNPPMLRPEV, encoded by the coding sequence ATGCCCTACGACCCGTCAGCCTTCGCGCCGTTCGCTGTCACCGTCGACCTGGTCGTGCTGACCGTGCGTCGTCACGCCCTGTGCGCGTTGGCGGTACGAAGGGGTGAGCCGCCCTTTCAGGGACGGTGGGCGCTGCCCGGCGGCTTCGTCAGGCCGGACGAGGACCTCTCGCAGGCCGCGGCTCGGGAATTGCTGGAGGAGACGGGTCTGCGCGCCCACGACCCCGATGCCCCGGTACAGGCGAACGGCGCGCACTTGGAACAGCTCGCGACCTACGGCGATCCCAAGCGCGACCCGAGGATGAGGGTCGTCAGCGTCGCCCACCTCGCTCTCGCGCCCGATCTGCCCGCGCCGCGCCCGGGCGGAGACGCACACAGCGCACGCTGGGCTCCCGTCGAGGAGCTGCTCCAGCGGGGCGGTTACGGCCGTGACGGTGAACAGGCGGCACCGCTCGCCTTCGACCATGCCCAGATCCTCGCGGACGGTGTGGAGCGCGCCCGCTCCAAGATCGAGTACTCGTCGCTCGCCACCGCGTTCTGCCCGCCCGAGTTCACGGTCGGTGAACTGCGCCGGGTGTACGAGGCGGTGTGGGGAGTGGCCCTCGACCCCCGCAACTTCCACCGCAAGGTGACCGGCACACCGGGCTTCCTCGTCCCCACGGGCGGAACGACGACCCGGCAGGGCGGCCGCCCCGCCCAGCTCTTCCGCGCGGGCGGCGCCACGCTGCTCAATCCGCCGATGCTCCGCCCCGAAGTCTGA
- a CDS encoding glycogen debranching N-terminal domain-containing protein — protein sequence MPLPTQSSMAPVPNSGSPALRRSAQPSTDRGGAPAAQPAPTAQRGPANLPPAHTALICVALPGLAISTKEGQLTGHGLEGFYRSGRRMLSRCRLRVAGREPLAVQARMIAADQARFVATLSLSADGGPDPDVMVERTRYADGTERITLRSAAHRPLRLPVELALGTDLAELGAVAAGRAGPDLPASVHDSGMRWSCATGHSVVTADPPPMDALASAGLLRWELELPPGGTRSVELRVGPAGAGPIRAVARGATSPLAPARAVGDDPRVPALLRTSIEDLEALLLRDPVQPTDTHLAAGAPWRCGMAPAEALAAARMTLPLGTRLAAGTLRTLARTQLVGAGPRSGLIPGPRRQAGALLPPSCTGQEATLLFPVVLAEARRWGLSEPETEELLPTAERCLHWLRTALGDGTYLSDPHPGGPWRCETQAHAHRAALLGADLLDAYGRGGGAELRQRAGKIRTAFQEDFWIEDRGGGRPAAARLPGGRLVPHFGAGSVHLLDTGLLGAGAPASGLLDRVQTEQLARLLGGPAMDSGWGLRSLGAKEAAYNPFGHRSGAVRVHETALAVAGLAAAGYEKEAASLLRGLLAAAEAFGHRLPEMYAGEQRAEGGAPVPHPTACRPSATSAAAGVLLLTSLAGIRPDAPARTVTLRPVRGAPLGEIGLTGLRVAGAAFSVRVSRLGLAMVEEAAEGLQLGA from the coding sequence ATGCCCCTGCCCACCCAGTCCTCCATGGCCCCTGTTCCGAACAGTGGCTCCCCTGCCCTTCGCAGGTCCGCGCAGCCCTCCACAGACCGCGGCGGCGCCCCGGCCGCGCAGCCGGCGCCTACCGCGCAACGCGGCCCGGCGAACCTTCCACCCGCGCACACCGCCCTGATCTGCGTCGCCCTGCCGGGGCTCGCGATCTCCACGAAGGAGGGGCAGCTGACCGGCCACGGACTGGAAGGCTTCTACCGATCGGGCCGGCGCATGCTGTCCCGATGCCGGTTGCGGGTGGCGGGGCGTGAGCCGCTCGCTGTCCAGGCCCGGATGATCGCCGCCGACCAGGCACGCTTCGTGGCCACGCTGAGCCTGTCGGCCGACGGCGGACCCGATCCGGATGTCATGGTCGAACGGACGCGGTACGCCGACGGCACGGAGCGGATCACCCTGCGCAGCGCCGCCCACCGCCCTCTGCGCCTTCCCGTCGAGCTGGCGCTCGGCACGGACCTGGCCGAATTGGGCGCGGTCGCCGCGGGGAGGGCCGGACCCGATCTGCCGGCCAGCGTCCACGACTCCGGCATGCGGTGGTCGTGTGCCACCGGGCACTCCGTCGTCACCGCGGACCCGCCGCCCATGGATGCGCTGGCCTCCGCCGGGCTGCTGCGATGGGAGCTCGAACTGCCGCCAGGCGGCACCCGAAGCGTGGAACTGAGAGTGGGCCCGGCCGGAGCGGGCCCCATCCGGGCCGTCGCGCGCGGTGCCACGAGTCCGCTCGCCCCGGCACGGGCCGTGGGCGACGACCCCAGGGTCCCGGCGCTCCTGCGTACGAGCATCGAGGACCTCGAGGCACTCCTCCTGCGCGATCCCGTGCAGCCGACCGACACGCACCTCGCGGCCGGGGCGCCCTGGCGCTGCGGCATGGCACCGGCCGAGGCACTGGCGGCAGCACGCATGACCCTGCCCCTGGGTACCCGACTGGCCGCAGGCACCCTGCGCACCCTCGCCCGCACCCAACTCGTGGGTGCGGGGCCACGGTCCGGCCTGATTCCCGGCCCGCGACGGCAGGCCGGTGCCCTGCTGCCCCCGAGTTGTACGGGCCAAGAGGCGACCCTGCTGTTCCCCGTGGTCCTCGCGGAAGCCCGGCGCTGGGGGCTTTCCGAGCCGGAGACGGAAGAGCTGCTGCCCACGGCCGAGCGTTGTCTGCACTGGCTGCGCACGGCTCTCGGTGACGGCACGTATCTGTCCGACCCGCACCCGGGCGGGCCGTGGCGCTGCGAGACCCAGGCACACGCTCACCGGGCCGCCCTGCTGGGCGCCGACCTCCTCGACGCGTACGGCAGGGGAGGCGGCGCCGAGTTGCGGCAGCGGGCGGGGAAGATCCGGACCGCGTTCCAGGAGGACTTCTGGATCGAGGACAGAGGCGGCGGCAGACCTGCCGCCGCCCGCCTGCCGGGAGGGCGGCTCGTGCCCCACTTCGGTGCAGGCAGTGTCCATCTGCTCGACACCGGCCTGCTCGGCGCCGGCGCACCGGCTTCGGGGCTGCTCGACAGGGTGCAGACGGAACAGCTCGCGCGTCTGCTCGGCGGGCCCGCCATGGACTCGGGCTGGGGCCTGCGCAGCCTCGGCGCGAAGGAGGCGGCGTACAACCCGTTCGGGCATCGGAGCGGGGCCGTGCGGGTCCATGAGACGGCCCTGGCCGTGGCAGGGCTGGCCGCCGCGGGCTACGAGAAGGAGGCTGCTTCACTGCTGCGGGGCCTGCTCGCGGCGGCCGAGGCCTTCGGCCACCGGCTGCCCGAGATGTATGCGGGGGAGCAGCGCGCCGAAGGCGGCGCCCCGGTACCGCATCCGACGGCCTGCAGACCGTCGGCCACATCCGCGGCCGCCGGCGTCCTCCTGCTCACCTCCCTTGCCGGGATCCGCCCCGACGCCCCAGCGCGCACGGTGACACTGCGCCCGGTCCGCGGCGCTCCCCTGGGGGAGATCGGACTGACCGGCCTACGGGTCGCGGGTGCAGCCTTCTCCGTACGCGTCAGCAGGCTCGGCCTGGCCATGGTGGAGGAGGCGGCCGAAGGGCTTCAGCTGGGGGCCTGA
- a CDS encoding DUF4192 domain-containing protein: MTNHSEPAGNLGDGDIDGCDENGGLDEQDGSGGEGGQGVRGAQSGPGVLGGKSGGGRFGEAGGSSRGDGPARREAGFGDDASGRSGHGRERGGHGESRDGHGASQDGTSSADLVHGPPGTPYPEHQVTLRTPAELADALPYLLGYRPEDSIVLVALHDRDGRGRFGGRARLGIPGNADDWPSVAEQLTHGLVKGSERRGALPESMVAFLCQDPREGESGRAVMERLRPLAQLLRTACGVLDVPVIEALCISDGRFWSYCCPSEHCCPPDGTSMGLPGTSVLAAAATYAGLQVRGTLRELRARLTPWETKAAGAQESALDAVSMALIPRILDDESRAVVAVQTLELAHRAMRRFADATPAAGKPGSLAADLRDDELLRHDEAATLILGLQDRTTRDRAAAWMEGDEAGPALRLWRALARRCVGPYGEHAAAPLTLAGWVAWSSGDELEAREALAMALGADSEYLFARLLHQACNEGLDPESIRRCLRGERADRVEDKAAASSLPPGASDGTSGHARTRPSRVPARRRRRSRTTESATDRPGSRPSGTGHTRPSRSAPAGAPGTDGPAAGSDGTNGAARSRRVAGRPGTKKGDV; the protein is encoded by the coding sequence ATGACGAACCACAGCGAACCGGCCGGGAACCTCGGCGACGGTGACATCGACGGATGCGATGAGAACGGCGGACTGGACGAGCAGGACGGATCGGGCGGGGAGGGCGGCCAGGGCGTACGAGGTGCGCAGAGCGGACCCGGCGTGCTGGGCGGGAAGAGCGGGGGCGGCCGGTTCGGGGAAGCGGGTGGAAGCAGTCGTGGAGACGGGCCGGCGCGCCGTGAAGCCGGCTTCGGGGACGACGCCTCAGGGCGAAGCGGTCACGGCCGGGAGCGTGGTGGACACGGGGAGAGCCGTGACGGACACGGGGCGAGCCAGGACGGTACGAGTTCCGCCGATCTGGTCCATGGCCCGCCAGGCACCCCGTACCCCGAGCACCAGGTCACCCTCCGCACCCCCGCTGAACTGGCCGATGCCCTTCCCTACTTGCTCGGATACCGCCCTGAGGACAGCATCGTGCTCGTCGCTCTCCACGACAGGGACGGGCGAGGCCGTTTCGGTGGACGGGCCCGGCTCGGTATCCCCGGCAACGCGGACGACTGGCCGTCCGTCGCGGAGCAACTGACCCACGGCCTGGTGAAGGGCAGCGAACGAAGGGGCGCGCTGCCCGAGAGCATGGTCGCCTTCCTCTGCCAGGATCCCAGGGAAGGCGAATCGGGCCGAGCGGTCATGGAACGCCTGCGTCCGCTCGCACAGTTGCTGCGCACGGCATGTGGAGTGCTCGACGTCCCGGTCATCGAGGCTCTCTGCATCTCGGACGGCCGCTTCTGGTCGTACTGCTGCCCCAGCGAGCACTGCTGTCCCCCTGACGGCACGTCCATGGGACTGCCCGGTACCTCAGTGCTGGCCGCGGCCGCCACCTATGCCGGACTCCAGGTCCGGGGCACCCTGCGGGAGCTGAGGGCCAGGCTCACCCCGTGGGAGACCAAGGCGGCCGGGGCGCAGGAGTCCGCCCTGGACGCGGTGAGCATGGCGCTGATTCCCCGAATTCTGGACGACGAGAGCCGTGCCGTCGTGGCGGTCCAGACCCTGGAGCTGGCTCACCGGGCGATGCGCCGATTCGCCGACGCCACACCTGCGGCCGGCAAGCCCGGCAGTCTGGCGGCGGATCTCCGGGACGACGAACTGCTGCGCCACGACGAGGCGGCCACGTTGATTCTCGGCCTTCAGGACCGCACGACTCGGGACCGGGCAGCCGCGTGGATGGAGGGCGACGAGGCCGGACCGGCCCTGCGGCTCTGGCGGGCACTGGCCCGCCGCTGCGTCGGACCGTACGGCGAACACGCCGCGGCGCCGCTCACGCTCGCCGGATGGGTGGCCTGGTCCTCCGGCGACGAGCTGGAAGCCCGCGAAGCCCTGGCCATGGCGCTGGGAGCGGATTCCGAGTACCTCTTCGCCCGTCTCCTCCACCAGGCGTGCAACGAGGGCCTGGACCCGGAGTCGATTCGCCGCTGCCTCCGCGGGGAGCGTGCGGACCGGGTGGAGGACAAGGCGGCCGCTTCTTCACTGCCGCCGGGCGCGTCCGACGGAACGTCCGGGCATGCCCGGACGCGGCCGTCACGGGTGCCTGCCCGTCGCCGACGCAGGTCGCGGACCACGGAGAGCGCCACCGACCGGCCCGGCTCCCGACCGTCCGGTACCGGGCACACGCGCCCATCGCGATCCGCCCCTGCTGGTGCTCCGGGGACGGACGGACCGGCCGCGGGCAGCGACGGTACGAATGGCGCGGCCCGCTCCCGACGGGTCGCCGGGCGGCCAGGGACGAAGAAGGGAGACGTATGA
- a CDS encoding RecQ family ATP-dependent DNA helicase: MSNEELHAAADIVLARLVGAPAGDARLREDQWRAIEALVADKRRALVVQRTGWGKSAVYFVATALLREQGAGPTVIVSPLLALMRNQVEAAARAGIRARTINSSNTEEWDTIQDEVAAGAVDVLLVSPERLNNPDFRDQVLPKLAAATGLLVVDEAHCISDWGHDFRPDYRRLRTMLADLPPGVPVLATTATANARVTADVAEQLGTGGSTDALVLRGPLDRESLSLGVLQLPDSAHRMAWLAEHLAELPGSGIIYTLTVAAAEEVTAFLRQSGHTVTSYTGKTENADRQQAEEDLLANRVKALVATSALGMGFDKPDLGFVVHLGSPSSPIAYYQQVGRAGRGVEHAEVLLLPGKEDQAIWQYFASIAFPPEEQVRRTLDALGQAGRPLSLPALEPLVELRRSRLETMLKVLDVDGAVQRVKGGWISTGTPWAYDTERYAWVAKQRAAEQQAMRDYVTTTGCRMEFLRRQLDDEGAAPCGRCDTCTEPRFSVAVSSSALDSARGELGRAGVEVEPRKMWPTGLPAVGVDLKGRIPAGEQASTGRALGRLSDIGWGNRLRPMLGPQASDEPVPDDVAQAVVGVLADWAKGPGGWASGSSDAQPRPVGVVTMASHRRPRLVQSLGARIAEVGRLPLLGSIEYAPGADGAQVSRSNSAQRLKALDGVLVVPPSLSAALARSEGPVLLVDDSTDTGWTLAVAARLLRRAGAQGVLPLVLAVQG; encoded by the coding sequence ATGAGCAACGAAGAGCTGCACGCCGCGGCCGACATCGTCCTCGCCCGCCTCGTCGGCGCGCCGGCGGGCGACGCCCGGCTGCGCGAGGACCAGTGGCGCGCCATCGAGGCCCTGGTGGCCGACAAGCGCAGGGCCCTGGTGGTGCAGCGCACCGGCTGGGGCAAGTCCGCCGTGTACTTCGTCGCGACCGCGCTGCTGCGTGAGCAGGGGGCAGGTCCCACTGTCATCGTCTCCCCGCTCCTCGCTCTCATGCGCAACCAGGTCGAGGCTGCCGCCCGCGCCGGCATCCGGGCGCGGACCATCAACTCGTCCAACACGGAGGAATGGGACACGATCCAGGACGAGGTGGCCGCGGGTGCGGTCGATGTCCTTCTGGTGAGCCCGGAGCGCCTCAACAACCCGGACTTCCGTGACCAGGTACTGCCCAAACTGGCCGCGGCGACCGGCCTGCTCGTGGTGGACGAGGCTCACTGCATCTCCGACTGGGGCCACGACTTCCGGCCGGACTACCGCCGCCTGCGGACGATGCTCGCCGATCTCCCCCCGGGCGTCCCGGTCCTCGCCACCACCGCCACGGCAAACGCGCGCGTGACGGCCGACGTGGCCGAGCAGCTGGGGACCGGCGGCAGCACGGACGCCCTCGTCCTGCGCGGCCCACTGGACCGGGAGAGCCTGAGCCTCGGTGTGCTGCAGTTGCCGGACTCCGCCCACCGGATGGCCTGGCTCGCCGAGCACCTGGCCGAGCTGCCGGGCTCCGGAATCATCTACACGCTCACCGTGGCCGCCGCCGAGGAGGTCACCGCCTTCCTCCGGCAGAGCGGGCACACGGTGACCTCGTACACGGGGAAGACGGAGAACGCGGACCGTCAGCAGGCGGAGGAGGATCTGCTGGCCAACCGGGTCAAGGCCCTCGTGGCCACGTCGGCGCTGGGCATGGGCTTCGACAAGCCCGACCTCGGCTTCGTGGTGCACCTGGGGTCGCCGTCCTCCCCCATCGCGTACTACCAGCAGGTGGGGCGTGCGGGCCGGGGCGTGGAGCATGCCGAGGTGCTGCTCCTGCCGGGCAAGGAGGATCAGGCGATCTGGCAGTACTTCGCATCGATCGCCTTCCCTCCGGAGGAGCAGGTCAGGCGCACCCTGGACGCTCTCGGCCAGGCGGGCCGCCCCCTGTCGCTCCCCGCGCTCGAACCACTGGTGGAGCTGCGCCGGTCACGGCTCGAGACGATGCTCAAGGTCCTGGACGTGGACGGCGCCGTTCAGCGCGTCAAGGGCGGCTGGATCTCCACAGGCACACCATGGGCGTACGACACCGAGCGTTACGCGTGGGTCGCGAAGCAGCGCGCGGCCGAGCAGCAGGCCATGCGCGACTACGTGACGACCACGGGCTGCCGGATGGAGTTCCTGCGCCGGCAGCTGGACGACGAGGGAGCGGCCCCGTGCGGTCGCTGTGACACCTGCACGGAGCCGCGCTTCTCCGTCGCCGTGTCCTCGTCCGCCCTGGACTCGGCGCGTGGAGAACTCGGCCGCGCGGGTGTCGAGGTGGAGCCCCGGAAGATGTGGCCCACGGGTCTGCCCGCCGTGGGAGTCGACCTGAAGGGACGCATCCCGGCCGGCGAACAGGCCTCGACCGGACGGGCGCTGGGACGCCTGTCGGACATCGGCTGGGGCAACCGGCTGCGGCCCATGCTCGGACCGCAGGCCTCGGACGAACCCGTTCCGGACGATGTGGCGCAGGCCGTCGTCGGTGTGCTGGCGGACTGGGCGAAAGGCCCGGGCGGCTGGGCGTCGGGCAGTTCCGACGCGCAGCCGCGCCCGGTCGGTGTCGTCACCATGGCGTCGCACCGGCGGCCACGCCTGGTCCAGTCGCTGGGCGCACGAATCGCGGAGGTCGGCCGCCTGCCCCTGCTGGGCTCCATCGAATACGCCCCGGGCGCCGATGGCGCGCAGGTCTCCAGAAGCAACAGCGCGCAGCGGCTGAAGGCCCTCGACGGCGTACTCGTGGTGCCGCCGTCCCTGAGCGCGGCGCTCGCCCGGTCCGAAGGGCCCGTCCTCCTCGTGGACGACTCGACCGATACCGGCTGGACGCTCGCGGTGGCCGCGCGCCTGCTCCGGCGAGCCGGCGCACAGGGGGTGTTGCCGCTGGTCCTCGCCGTGCAAGGGTGA
- a CDS encoding ribonuclease HII, with translation MPYEPPTHTVERSLRATTGAKVVAGVDEVGRGAWAGPVTVCAAVTGLRRPPEGLTDSKLLTVKRRTALAEILATWVTSYALGHASPEEIDHMGMTAALRLAAGRALETLPVRPDAVILDGKHDYLGNPWRVRTVIKGDQSCIAVAAASVIAKVQRDKMMAELGMDHADFGFAANAGYPSPVHKAALEMRGPTPYHRLSWAYLDALPQWRHLKKVRSWADGSVPEIEGQLGFDF, from the coding sequence ATGCCGTACGAACCACCTACCCACACCGTCGAGCGCTCCCTGCGCGCCACGACCGGAGCGAAGGTCGTCGCCGGCGTCGACGAGGTGGGGCGCGGCGCCTGGGCCGGCCCGGTCACCGTCTGCGCGGCGGTCACGGGCCTGCGTCGCCCGCCCGAAGGCCTCACCGACTCCAAGCTGCTCACCGTCAAGAGGCGTACCGCGCTCGCCGAGATACTGGCGACGTGGGTGACCTCGTACGCCCTGGGGCACGCCTCTCCGGAGGAGATCGACCACATGGGCATGACGGCCGCACTGCGACTGGCGGCCGGCCGGGCCCTCGAAACTCTGCCGGTGCGTCCCGACGCGGTCATCCTCGACGGGAAGCACGACTACCTCGGGAACCCGTGGCGGGTCCGTACGGTGATCAAGGGCGACCAGTCCTGTATCGCCGTCGCGGCCGCCTCGGTGATCGCGAAGGTCCAGCGCGACAAAATGATGGCCGAACTGGGTATGGACCATGCAGACTTCGGTTTTGCGGCCAACGCCGGGTATCCGTCACCGGTTCACAAGGCCGCGCTGGAGATGCGGGGACCCACCCCGTACCACCGGCTGTCGTGGGCGTATCTTGATGCGCTGCCCCAGTGGCGGCACCTCAAGAAGGTCCGCAGTTGGGCGGACGGAAGCGTTCCGGAGATCGAAGGGCAACTCGGCTTCGATTTCTGA
- a CDS encoding TetR/AcrR family transcriptional regulator gives MVTSGWTTAPARAASPRRRGAVLERAILEAALEQLSTVGWNGLTMEGVAAGAQTGKAAVYRRWPSKEDLVADALQAGLPPLADVPDLGSVRDDLLELCRRAREAMFSRPGFALRSVIHECDSSQARRFQEVIMEGVVEPTVRLLGEVVDRGIRRGEVRPDAANPYVFDAIPAMMMYRSKMCASEWSERDLEEMIDQFMVPLLRPTRV, from the coding sequence ATGGTTACTTCGGGTTGGACGACCGCCCCCGCTCGGGCGGCCTCCCCGCGCCGCCGCGGCGCCGTACTCGAACGTGCGATCCTCGAAGCCGCACTGGAACAGCTCAGCACGGTCGGCTGGAACGGCCTCACGATGGAGGGCGTCGCGGCCGGCGCCCAGACCGGCAAGGCCGCGGTCTACCGCCGCTGGCCGTCCAAGGAGGACCTCGTCGCCGACGCGCTCCAGGCGGGACTGCCGCCCCTCGCGGACGTGCCCGATCTGGGAAGTGTGCGGGACGACCTGCTGGAGCTGTGCCGACGGGCGCGCGAGGCGATGTTCTCGCGCCCCGGTTTCGCGCTGCGCTCGGTGATTCACGAATGCGACTCGTCCCAGGCCCGGCGCTTCCAGGAGGTGATCATGGAGGGGGTCGTGGAGCCGACCGTCCGTCTGCTCGGAGAGGTCGTCGACCGGGGGATCCGTCGAGGGGAGGTGCGGCCGGACGCGGCGAACCCCTACGTCTTCGATGCCATTCCGGCCATGATGATGTACCGCTCGAAGATGTGCGCGAGCGAATGGAGCGAGCGCGATCTCGAGGAGATGATCGACCAGTTCATGGTTCCGCTGCTGCGTCCGACACGTGTCTGA